In Symmachiella dynata, the following are encoded in one genomic region:
- a CDS encoding 2-oxo acid dehydrogenase subunit E2 produces the protein MSIEFRLPELGENIAEAEVAELLVKEGDRIEAEQSVMELETEKAVLELPCPHAGVVKKIHFSEGDSVSVGSVILTIDEEAAAPSGDESETKQDETAAAEKEQAEPEPAAAKTESAPAPKEAAPVAAASHTPTVQPAMEATAPDHRPPPPAGPATRRFARKLGVDLHEINGTGPGGRIVQEDVEGYVKSRLQNSAATGGLRTAPPLPDFSQFGPIERKRLSKLNRTAADQLSTSWQVIPHVTQHDLANITELEKVRKQFMSTSGKNGPKITMTAIALKACVQILTEMPHVNSSLDMESGELILKQYYHIGVAVDTDHGLVVPVIQNADRKSIMEIADELAQLAEKARERKLVLAEMQGATFTITNLGSIGGTAFTPIVNYPEVAILGLSRAQPQPALVDGKLEERMMMPMSLSYDHRVINGADAAKFVVRLSALLAQPFGLLANV, from the coding sequence ATGTCGATTGAATTTCGTCTCCCCGAATTGGGAGAAAATATTGCCGAAGCTGAGGTTGCCGAATTGCTGGTCAAGGAAGGGGACCGAATCGAAGCCGAACAGTCGGTCATGGAATTGGAAACCGAAAAAGCGGTCCTTGAGTTACCTTGTCCACACGCTGGCGTAGTGAAAAAAATTCACTTTAGCGAAGGGGACAGCGTCTCCGTGGGCTCGGTGATTCTAACGATCGACGAAGAGGCCGCAGCGCCCTCCGGTGATGAATCCGAGACGAAACAGGACGAAACTGCCGCCGCCGAGAAAGAACAAGCTGAGCCTGAACCGGCTGCCGCCAAAACCGAATCGGCACCGGCCCCAAAAGAAGCAGCCCCCGTCGCGGCCGCCTCTCACACACCAACGGTTCAGCCGGCGATGGAGGCAACCGCGCCCGATCACCGTCCACCGCCTCCAGCAGGCCCCGCCACCCGCCGTTTTGCTCGAAAACTGGGCGTCGATCTGCACGAAATCAACGGTACCGGACCGGGCGGACGTATCGTCCAGGAGGATGTTGAAGGCTACGTGAAATCGCGTCTGCAAAACTCCGCTGCGACCGGTGGTTTGCGAACCGCCCCTCCCCTGCCCGACTTTTCACAATTTGGTCCGATCGAACGCAAACGGTTGAGCAAACTCAATCGTACCGCAGCCGACCAACTCAGCACGTCGTGGCAGGTGATTCCGCATGTGACGCAACATGATTTGGCCAACATCACGGAATTGGAGAAAGTCCGCAAACAGTTTATGTCGACCAGCGGCAAGAATGGCCCGAAAATCACGATGACGGCCATCGCTCTCAAAGCTTGCGTGCAAATCCTCACCGAAATGCCGCACGTCAATAGCAGCCTGGATATGGAATCGGGGGAATTGATCCTCAAGCAGTACTATCACATCGGCGTTGCGGTCGACACCGATCACGGCTTGGTCGTCCCTGTGATTCAAAATGCGGACCGCAAGTCGATCATGGAAATTGCGGACGAACTCGCCCAACTCGCTGAAAAAGCGCGGGAGCGCAAGTTGGTCTTGGCCGAAATGCAAGGGGCCACCTTTACCATCACCAACTTGGGAAGCATCGGGGGCACGGCGTTTACTCCGATCGTGAATTACCCGGAGGTGGCGATTTTGGGATTATCGCGCGCTCAACCCCAACCGGCGCTCGTCGATGGCAAATTAGAAGAACGGATGATGATGCCAATGTCGTTGTCCTACGACCACCGCGTGATTAACGGAGCCGACGCGGCAAAGTTTGTCGTGCGTCTCTCGGCCTTACTCGCGCAGCCCTTCGGCCTGTTGGCAAACGTCTAA